A single window of Aspergillus oryzae RIB40 DNA, chromosome 8 DNA harbors:
- a CDS encoding uncharacterized protein (predicted protein), producing MNCTIVNYDMAIVSYPVPTSCTPLVFLMSTHLEFLDFAQVKFLCNLHLARTMSDTLGRVKRAFSTLTIRDKKEKKREEIVKTLHEIYNSLNPLPMTIISPSTLANLSIDLHLFNPEGHTATTFFRPLTAAQLAKYPKDLESYEVRHHQERKYSDLDKGADWYEAYGGRYTLWDWGENICYMLAWELGIAPRLGTGKPRPLNNIIKWRGSEGWPVESQYLPMSSSYNEHWEPQYHWRPWREEDSHIKICQYHGIIGSDGQLLREELLVIVGTICTQMNKERFKKHLVIPVMMFSFMGERHERIILAQFDGDSQKLVVHMSKLYRFLAEDEDSLALFTRYAASVVEPSGNMEALHG from the exons ATGAACTGcactat TGTGAATTATGATATGGCGATTGTCTCATACCCAGTTCCCACGAGCTGTACCCCTCTAGTATTTCTCATGTCAACGCATCTCGAATTCTTAGATTTTGCTCAAGTCAAGTTCCTTTGCAACTTACATTTGGCAAGAACTATGTCAGACACTCTGGGACGCGTGAAGCGAGCCTTCTCCACTCTGACCATAcgagataagaaagaaaaaaaacgAGAGGAGATTGTCAAGACTCTACACGAGATTTACAACTCGCTAAACCCTCTACCTATGACAATCATTTCACCCAGCACACTGGCAAACCTATCGATAGACCTCCACCTCTTCAACCCAGAAGGCCATACTGCTACTACCTTTTTTCGGCCGTTAACAGCAGCTCAGCTAGCTAAATACCCAAAGGATCTAGAATCATATGAGGTGCGTCATCACCAGGAACGCAAATACTCTGATCTGGATAAAGGGGCGGATTGGTACGAAGCATATGGAGGGAGATACACTCTTTGGGATTGGGGGGAAAACATCTGCTACATGCTGGCTTGGGAACTCGGTATCGCGCCCAGGCTAGGAACTGGGAAACCCAGACCGCTGAACAACATCATAAAATGGCGAGGCAGTGA GGGCTGGCCTGTTGAAAGTCAGTATCTCccaatgtcttcctcatACAATGAGCACTGGGAACCTCAATACCACTGGCGTCCTTGGCGTGAGGAAGATTCGCATATCAAAATCTGCCAATATCACGGTATCATTGGAAGTGATGGCCAGTTGCTACGAGAGGAACTCCTGGTTATTGTTGGCACTATTTGCACTCAGATGAATAAGGAGAGGTTCAAGAAGCACCTAGTAATTCCT gtgatgatgttttcGTTTATGGGTGAGCGACACGAGAGGATCATCTTGGCTCAATTTGATGGCGATAGTCAAAAGCTTGTGGTACATATGTCGAAACTGTATCGCTTTCTGGccgaagacgaggattcACTTGCGTTGTTTACACGGTATGCAGCCAGCGTTGTCGAGCCATCCGGCAATATGGAAGCGCTGCACGGATAG
- a CDS encoding WD40 repeat domain-containing protein (predicted protein): MIRCLHTAGERNCFMGHSKGANTIGDHTIIIWDIKAKQQLHVLQGHTNHVVSVDISPDGKQIVSDVATGASRIVGQHAGFAFCVRYSPDGKTIASTSDDRTIRIWSPYPDLLSPSGSMLHCIWHTAWTTSL, from the exons ATGATCCGTTGTCTTCATACGGCGGGCGAGCGTAATTGCTTCATGGGACACTCCAAAGGAGCGAACACCATT GGAGACCACacaatcatcatctgggacATTAAGGCaaagcagcagcttcatgTCCTCCAGGGTCATACAAACCATGTCGTCTCGGTCGATATTTCACCAGACGGCAAACAGATTGTTTCT GATGTGGCCACTGGCGCCTCACGAATAGTTGGTCAACATGCCGGTTTTGCCTTTTGCGTTAGATATTCTCCCGATGGCAAGACAATCGCCAGTACATCTGATGATCGTACTATCAGGATCTGGAGCCCCTACCCTGACCTTCTTAGTCCTAGTGGTTCAATGCTGCATTGTATTTGGCATACTGCATGGACCACTAGCCTATAA